The sequence CGGATTCCAGAACACGGCCGACGCGTCGTCGGCCAGCCCGACGAACGCCGAGCCCATGCCGGTGGCCCGGGCGCTGACGCCGATCTTGAGTTCCTGACCACCGAAGGTGCCAACCTTCGCGAACCCGGCGCCGTACACCAGCGAGGGTGCGGCGAGCAGGATGGCGGTCAGCATCGCGATGCGCTTCATGGAAACCTCCAGGTCCGTCCCGCGACGGACGCTTCCGTCCTCCGACGGAGTTGACTCGATCTGCCCCTACCTGACCACCACGAACTTGCCGACGAAGTCCTCGAACTGGTCATCGTCGGATACCACCGAGTAAAGATACACGCCACTGACGACTTCCTGGCCGTTCCGGCTCATCAGGTTCCAACTCACGTGTCCGGTTCCGTTCAGGCCGTTGTGGTCAATGGACTGCACCAGGTCGCCGCTGACCGTGTAGATCTTGATCGTATTGCGCGCCATGGGCAGGTTCGTGAACGTCACCCTCACACCCGTCGGGTCATCCCCGTTCGGGTTCAACTGCTGGTACTCGGCCAGCGCGTCACGCGTGGCGGGGTTCGGGTAGACGTAGATGTTGACGCCGAACTGCTCGCGCTCGGCCGCCGTCTGGGCCGTGGCGCCGGGCACGGTATTGCTGAACGAAGACCCCGGATCGCCGACGAGTCCCTGCCCCACCGGCAATGTGATGACCGGATCATTGGGATTGGAAGAGGGCACCGCCAGCGCATGGTCCGTCGCCGTCACCGAATAGAAGTACAGGAAGCCGTTGTGCACATCGCGGTCGACGTACTCGTAGTACTGCGTCCCGTGCTTGGCCGTGACGTTGTTGTCTGGATCCTCTTCGCGCTCGGCCACGGCGAAGAACGTGTCTAGCACGTCCGGGTACGTCTCCCAGCCGATCAGGCCGATGTAGTCCGGATCGACCGTACCGTCGCTCAGGCGCAGCGACGGACGCACGCGCAGCAGGCCGCGCGGATCCGCATCGACGATGGCCTGCATGGCCTCGGCCAGGCCCTCGAAGCGCGTGTCGCTCAGTGAGCGCGGCACGTAGCGGATACCCTCGAGCCCGGTGTTGCCGCCCAGGGGCAGCGTGTCCAGCACCGTGGCGTTGCCCACCTGCCGCGAGGTGATGAAGGTATTGACGATGTCGTATTCGGCCACCATCTGCCACAGCGTCGACTCAGGACCGTTCAGGATCGATGACCCGAACGGACGGTCCCAGTTGTCGGCGCGCCAGATGCGGTACGACTCGAAGTCTACCTTGCGCAGACGGATGTCGGGCGTGATCTCGCTCTTGTCGTCCCAGAAGACATGTACGCGGCTGTCGGTCGGCCACAGGCGCAGGCCGGGCGGCGGCGGCGCCATGCCCACCAGCCAGTTGATCTGCGTCTCGGCGCCGTCCACGCCCGTGCAGGCGGCCGAACTGGTCGCCTCGGTGTCGTTGCAGGTCCACAGGCCGTCGATGAAGTCCTGCGGCGTGCACGTATTGCCGAGCTGGCGCGCGCATTCGAAGCAGTTGTCCATGTTGAACATGGCGCAGGTCTTGGTCTGGCCGTCCACCTCGATGGTGAACAGGTCGGCCTCGGTCAGGCCCGGCTGGCCGAGCACCCACTCCGCATTCACGCACGATGTGTCCATGTAGTCGGGACGGAAATTCTCGAAGACCGACGGATCGGCGAAGTCTTCCCGGCACAGCATGGTCTCGCGACCACCGGTTCCCGGGTCGAAGGTGCTGCCGTCGACGGCCTGCTGGGTGGTCCAGTTGTTCACCCAGATCCCGAAATAGGTCAGCCAGGCCTCGGCGCAGTTGGCCAGCAGTCCCTGGCCGCCCTCGCGGCTGCCGAGACCCGTGCCCATGACCATGCCGACCTGGAAGTTCAGGCTCTCGCCCGGCGGCAGGATCGAGAACGGGCCCGCCGAGACCAGGAACCGGAAGTCCGACTGCTTGCCGGTGGGCGTGTCGTTATCCCAGTCGTCGCGCACCGAGCTCAGCAACTGGTACGACTCGTCGTCGTTGCTGGGGTCACCGCCCTGTTCGAAGGAGGCGTTGCCGGCAAAGGACTGGAACGTCCGCATGCCGACGCGCGTCGGCGCCCGCACACCCGCGGCGTCGATCTCGTGCCCCAGGAACACGATGCCGAAGTAGCCGTCCAGCAGTTCGGTCTCCGACGCATCGTACATGTAGCCGACCTGCACCGGGGCCCAGTTGCCGTCCGAACCGCGCACCAGGCCCGGCGAACCGTGCTCTTCGGGCCAGGAGCCGGCCAGATCATCGTCCGCCGTGCCGCTTACGCCGCGCGGCCCGATGTCGCTGTCGGCAAAGAAGCCGATGTAGACCTTGTTGACGTCGGTCACGCCGATGTTGGTGATCTTGTAGTCGAACCCGACGAAGTCATCGACCAGGTCGTTTTCCCACTGGAACGACGACTGCACGATCTCCAGGTTCATCGGCGTATGGTCCGGGAACGCCTCCTGGGCCCGACGCGTGTTGTCGTACATCGTCAGCACCATCATCTGGTTGCCGATCTGCGCAAAATCCTCGTCGATGTCGCCGTCGTCGTCTTCGTCGAACCCGTTGAGGGTTTCCTCGTCGGTTTCGCCGTCGTCGTCGTCGTCGGGCGCTGTCAGGGGCGCGCGCCGGCCGCTGGCTTCAGGGTTGCCGGCGAGGCGGGCAATGCGTCCGTCGACCGCCTCGTAGATCGTGTACTGCACCTCGTCCAGGGGATAGAGTTCGCTGCCGAAGCCGCCCGACGAAACCAGGCGCTCGCCCAGCACGACACCGCCCACCCACAGGCCGGCACCCCAGAGGTACTCGTTGCCCGAACCGGCGGGCCACTGGCACGAAGGCGCGTCGGACCACGGCCGCGT comes from bacterium and encodes:
- a CDS encoding T9SS type A sorting domain-containing protein — its product is MIATIKCPRGRRMTAAVTPVVWLLLVVGLATPALAFKDIENPVVDSGYNPNGVFVLDGSFVMNVGEVQINITNWGLIGSTYSLTRPWSDAPSCQWPAGSGNEYLWGAGLWVGGVVLGERLVSSGGFGSELYPLDEVQYTIYEAVDGRIARLAGNPEASGRRAPLTAPDDDDDGETDEETLNGFDEDDDGDIDEDFAQIGNQMMVLTMYDNTRRAQEAFPDHTPMNLEIVQSSFQWENDLVDDFVGFDYKITNIGVTDVNKVYIGFFADSDIGPRGVSGTADDDLAGSWPEEHGSPGLVRGSDGNWAPVQVGYMYDASETELLDGYFGIVFLGHEIDAAGVRAPTRVGMRTFQSFAGNASFEQGGDPSNDDESYQLLSSVRDDWDNDTPTGKQSDFRFLVSAGPFSILPPGESLNFQVGMVMGTGLGSREGGQGLLANCAEAWLTYFGIWVNNWTTQQAVDGSTFDPGTGGRETMLCREDFADPSVFENFRPDYMDTSCVNAEWVLGQPGLTEADLFTIEVDGQTKTCAMFNMDNCFECARQLGNTCTPQDFIDGLWTCNDTEATSSAACTGVDGAETQINWLVGMAPPPPGLRLWPTDSRVHVFWDDKSEITPDIRLRKVDFESYRIWRADNWDRPFGSSILNGPESTLWQMVAEYDIVNTFITSRQVGNATVLDTLPLGGNTGLEGIRYVPRSLSDTRFEGLAEAMQAIVDADPRGLLRVRPSLRLSDGTVDPDYIGLIGWETYPDVLDTFFAVAEREEDPDNNVTAKHGTQYYEYVDRDVHNGFLYFYSVTATDHALAVPSSNPNDPVITLPVGQGLVGDPGSSFSNTVPGATAQTAAEREQFGVNIYVYPNPATRDALAEYQQLNPNGDDPTGVRVTFTNLPMARNTIKIYTVSGDLVQSIDHNGLNGTGHVSWNLMSRNGQEVVSGVYLYSVVSDDDQFEDFVGKFVVVR